The proteins below come from a single Danio aesculapii chromosome 25, fDanAes4.1, whole genome shotgun sequence genomic window:
- the LOC130218994 gene encoding uncharacterized protein LOC130218994, giving the protein MASSARTSSSTTETQTSEPTTSATTNTPSTETSTTTSIPPASTSSSTTEFQTTAATTASATTSNSNTLSTEPQTFTTLSTSLASTSSSTTETQTAAPIASPVSTNSLQLRLKQQNLQVAASATTNSPLTVSSTSAPSTSPASTSSSTTETQTSEPTTASAMTNTPSTETQTTTTLSTSPASSSTTQSQTAALITSPANTGTSTTESQIAELTPSPANSSTSQTAGPTTTTNYPSSQTPTSSSELFLHNLIYN; this is encoded by the exons ATGg CATCTTCAGCCAGAACAAGTTCTTCAACAACTGAGACTCAAACATCTGAACCTACAA CCTCTGCCACAACAAACACTCCTTCAACTGAAACTTCCACAACTACTTCAA TACCACCTGCCAGTACAAGCTCTTCTACAACTGAATTTCAAACAACAGCAGCTACAA CAGCCTCTGCCACAACATCTAACTCCAACACTTTATCAACTGAACCTCAAACATTCACAACTCTTTCAA CATCTCTTGCCAGTACAAGCTCTTCTACAACTGAGACTCAAACAGCAGCACCTATAG CATCTCCTGTCAGTACAAACTCTCTACAACTGAGACTCAAACAGCAGAATCTACAAGTAG CAGCCTCTGCCACAACAAACTCTCCATTAACGGTGTCTTCAACATCAGCTCCTTCca CATCACCTGCTAGTACAAGCTCTTCTACAACTGAGACTCAAACATCTGAACCTACAA CAGCCTCTGCCATGACAAATACTCCTTCAACTGAGACTCAAACAACCACAACTCTTTCAA CATCTCCTGCCAGCTCTTCTACAACTCAGTCTCAAACAGCAGCACTTATAA CATCTCCTGCCAATACAGGCACTTCCACAACTGAGTCTCAAATAGCAGAATTGACAC CATCCCCTGCCAATTCAAGTACTTCTCAAACAGCAGGACCTACAA CCACAACAAACTATCCGTCATCTCAAACACCAACTTCTTCAAGTGAGCTTTTTTTACACAACTTAATTTATAATTAA
- the LOC130218995 gene encoding salivary glue protein Sgs-3-like, with product MSASPASSSTTDTQTAEPTTTSPASTSSFTTEPQTAEPTIPPQSASSSTTENQTAEPITSATISTPSTETQTSTTPSTSPASSTRASGTESQTTEPTTPPASTRASTTQSQTAAPTTSATTISPSTETQTSTTPSTLPATSFSTTESQTVEPTTASAITNSPSTMSPTSAPSVFVLGLS from the exons ATGTCCG cATCTCCCGCAAGCTCTTCTACAACTGATACTCAAACAGCAGAGCCTACAACAA catCTCCTGCCAGTACAAGCTCTTTTACAACTGAGCCTCAAACAGCAGAACCTACAA TACCACCTCAAAGTGCAAGCTCTTCTACAACTGAGAATCAAACAGCAGAACCTATAA CCTCTGCCACAATAAGCACTCCTTCAACTGAGACTCAAACATCTACAACTCCTTCAA CATCTCCTGCCAGTAGTACAAGAGCTTCTGGAACTGAGTCTCAAACAACAGAACCTACAA CACCCCCTGCCAGTACAAGAGCTTCTACAACTCAATCTCAAACAGCAGCACCAACAA CCTCTGCCACAACAATCTCTCCATCAACTGAGACTCAAACATCCACAACTCCTTCAA CACTGCCTGCTACAAGCTTTTCTACAACCGAGTCTCAAACAGTAGAACCTACAA CAGCCTCTGCCATAACAAACTCTCCATCAACTATGTCTCCAACATCAGCTCCTTCA GTTTTTGTATTAGGATTATCATGA